From a single Flavobacterium sp. genomic region:
- a CDS encoding DUF1599 domain-containing protein, with protein MSNTSQQYDKVIAVCRDLFSKKAHDYGTAWRVLRLPSLTDQIFIKAQRIRGLQENEVRKVDEDETSEFIGIINYSAMALIQMDKGIAKQPDLSADEAIRLYDEKIATTKSLMENKNHDYGEAWRDMRISSLTDLIIQKLLRIKQIEDNKGKTLVSEGIDANYQDMINYSVFALILMENK; from the coding sequence ATGTCGAATACTTCTCAACAATATGATAAAGTTATAGCGGTTTGTCGCGATTTATTTTCAAAAAAAGCACATGATTATGGCACTGCTTGGCGTGTTTTACGTTTACCTTCTTTAACTGATCAAATTTTTATTAAAGCACAAAGAATTCGTGGTTTGCAAGAAAATGAAGTACGCAAAGTAGACGAAGATGAAACTTCAGAGTTCATTGGAATTATCAATTATTCTGCTATGGCTTTAATTCAAATGGATAAAGGAATTGCCAAACAACCTGATTTATCGGCCGATGAAGCAATTAGATTGTATGATGAAAAAATCGCTACAACTAAAAGCTTAATGGAGAACAAAAACCATGATTATGGTGAAGCTTGGCGCGATATGCGAATCAGTTCTTTAACCGATTTAATTATTCAAAAGTTACTGCGCATAAAGCAAATCGAAGACAATAAAGGAAAAACATTAGTTTCTGAAGGTATTGATGCGAATTATCAAGACATGATTAACTATTCGGTTTTTGCCTTAATTTTAATGGAAAACAAATAA
- a CDS encoding ABC transporter ATP-binding protein, whose product MKFIKSNSLKKVLHYAKPYQKRFNWVIVWAILLSIFAAARPYLLKQTVDQYIKPEDKHGLLLYVIIMATVLLLEVVAQFYFTYWANWLGQDIIKDIREKLFHHIASFKMKYFDNEPVGKLVTRSVSDIESIASIFSQGLFMIVSDVLKMIVILGIMFFMNWKLSIIVLLAMPVLIYATDIFQKKMKVAFNDVRNEIANLNTFVQERLTGMKIVQLFNREAIELEKFKEINQKHNVAWLKNILYNSIFFPIADIVSSLTLGGIVFYAGISIMNGDTVTTVGDLFAYTMLINMLFNPLRQIADKFNVMQMGIIAADRVFEILEKDENVQENGTVTVSHFKGLIELKEVRFSYIANEEVLKGINLQVQPGETIAIVGSTGAGKSTIINLLNRFYEINSGEITIDNRNINEYTLESLRKQIAIVLQDVFLFADTIYHNITLHNEAISREDVIAAAKKIGVHDFIMTLPEGYDYNVKERGVMLSSGQRQLIAFLRAYVSNPSILILDEATSSIDTHSEELIQKATETITKDRTSIVIAHRLATIVNASKIIVMDKGQIVEQGTHQELLTKANGYYKKLYDSQFAVEVE is encoded by the coding sequence ATGAAGTTCATCAAATCCAATTCACTAAAAAAAGTATTGCACTATGCGAAGCCTTACCAAAAAAGGTTCAATTGGGTGATTGTTTGGGCTATTTTACTTTCAATTTTTGCCGCTGCACGCCCGTATTTACTAAAACAGACCGTTGACCAATACATCAAACCCGAAGATAAACATGGTTTATTATTGTATGTAATTATCATGGCAACAGTTCTTTTACTAGAAGTAGTAGCTCAATTTTATTTTACATATTGGGCCAACTGGTTAGGACAAGATATTATAAAAGATATTCGTGAAAAATTATTCCATCATATTGCCTCATTTAAAATGAAATATTTTGATAATGAGCCCGTTGGAAAACTAGTAACTCGTTCGGTTTCAGACATTGAATCGATTGCTAGTATTTTTAGTCAAGGATTGTTTATGATTGTGAGTGATGTACTGAAAATGATTGTTATTTTAGGTATCATGTTTTTCATGAACTGGAAACTATCCATTATTGTACTATTAGCCATGCCTGTTTTAATCTACGCAACGGATATTTTTCAAAAGAAGATGAAGGTGGCTTTTAATGATGTTCGAAACGAAATTGCCAATCTAAATACTTTCGTTCAGGAACGATTAACCGGAATGAAAATTGTGCAATTGTTTAATAGAGAAGCTATTGAATTAGAAAAATTCAAAGAAATCAATCAAAAACACAATGTGGCATGGTTAAAAAATATTTTATATAACTCCATCTTCTTCCCTATTGCCGATATTGTTTCCTCTTTAACCCTTGGGGGCATTGTATTTTATGCAGGTATTTCAATAATGAATGGAGATACTGTAACAACTGTTGGTGATTTATTTGCATACACCATGTTAATCAACATGTTATTTAACCCTTTACGCCAAATTGCGGATAAATTTAATGTCATGCAAATGGGAATTATTGCAGCCGATAGAGTATTTGAAATCTTGGAAAAAGATGAAAATGTTCAAGAAAACGGGACTGTAACAGTTAGTCATTTTAAAGGATTAATTGAATTAAAAGAAGTACGTTTTAGCTACATTGCAAATGAAGAAGTTTTAAAAGGAATTAATCTTCAAGTACAACCCGGTGAAACCATAGCCATAGTTGGAAGTACAGGTGCTGGAAAATCGACCATCATTAATTTATTGAATCGTTTTTACGAAATTAATTCGGGTGAAATTACTATTGATAACCGAAACATCAACGAATATACTTTAGAAAGTCTTCGCAAACAAATTGCCATTGTTTTACAAGATGTTTTCTTGTTTGCGGATACCATTTATCACAACATCACCTTGCATAACGAAGCCATTTCGAGAGAAGATGTAATTGCTGCAGCTAAAAAAATTGGTGTGCACGATTTCATTATGACCTTACCGGAAGGTTACGATTACAACGTAAAAGAACGTGGCGTGATGCTATCTTCAGGACAGCGCCAATTGATTGCTTTTTTGAGAGCGTATGTAAGTAATCCAAGTATTTTAATTTTAGATGAAGCAACCTCATCGATAGACACGCATTCTGAGGAATTAATTCAAAAAGCTACAGAAACCATTACCAAAGACAGAACTTCTATTGTTATTGCTCACCGCTTGGCAACCATTGTAAATGCTAGCAAAATAATCGTAATGGACAAAGGTCAAATCGTGGAACAAGGCACGCATCAAGAATTATTAACGAAAGCAAATGGATATTACAAGAAGTTGTATGATTCACAGTTTGCTGTTGAAGTTGAATAG
- a CDS encoding DUF4293 domain-containing protein: MLQRIQSLYMLASAIVTGGLPFVFELWTDKNKVDVFFTSSLIYISLFVLSTVLAIYSIFNFKKRQHQFVLNRLNMIFNFILLGFFVYRSLNLSGETFVSEKGIGMFLPAISIVLLVLANKAIKKDEDLVKSVDRLR, translated from the coding sequence ATGTTACAACGCATTCAATCACTTTATATGTTAGCCAGCGCAATTGTTACTGGTGGACTACCTTTTGTTTTTGAATTATGGACAGATAAAAATAAAGTCGACGTTTTTTTTACTTCTTCACTTATTTATATTAGTCTGTTTGTATTGTCAACCGTTTTAGCTATTTATAGTATTTTTAATTTTAAAAAGAGACAACATCAATTTGTTTTAAACAGATTGAACATGATATTTAACTTTATTTTACTAGGATTTTTTGTGTATCGCTCGCTAAACTTATCCGGAGAAACGTTTGTTTCAGAGAAGGGTATTGGGATGTTTCTTCCTGCAATTTCTATCGTTTTATTAGTCTTGGCAAACAAGGCAATAAAAAAGGACGAAGATCTCGTAAAATCTGTTGATCGATTACGATAA
- a CDS encoding DUF1801 domain-containing protein, which yields MNLDVQAYNNSQSAEVQLICNLLAEQISFHLPEAESKIWHAHPVWFLEDNPIVGYSKQKPGIRLMFWSGKSFEEDKLNVLGGKFEDASIFYNSADEINSTDLKNWLQKAKAIQWDYKNIVKRKGVLERLK from the coding sequence ATGAATTTAGATGTGCAAGCTTATAATAACTCACAATCAGCAGAAGTACAATTGATTTGTAATTTACTAGCTGAACAAATTAGCTTTCATTTACCTGAAGCTGAAAGTAAAATTTGGCACGCCCATCCGGTTTGGTTTTTAGAAGATAATCCAATTGTGGGGTATAGCAAACAAAAACCAGGAATCCGATTGATGTTTTGGAGTGGAAAATCATTTGAAGAAGATAAACTGAATGTGTTAGGTGGTAAATTTGAAGATGCTTCTATTTTTTATAATTCAGCAGATGAAATCAATTCTACAGATTTAAAAAATTGGCTCCAAAAAGCTAAAGCAATTCAGTGGGATTACAAGAATATTGTAAAACGAAAAGGAGTTTTAGAAAGGTTGAAGTAG
- the truA gene encoding tRNA pseudouridine(38-40) synthase TruA: MRYFIEFAYNGKNFHGFQSQPNAASVQETLEKALSTLFRETIAIVGAGRTDSGVHAKQMYAHFETELALDSDYWSHKLNSFLPPSIVVFRIFKVSEEAHARFDATSRTYEYYMHTFKDAFISDGSWYHSHSLDLEKMNEACKILFEYIDFECFSKVHTDVNTFNCKISEAHWKQSGNQLIFTITADRFLRNMVRAIVGTMVNIGLGKIDVSDLRSIIESKNRGKAGFSVPAHGLYLVNVRYPYIEDRK; the protein is encoded by the coding sequence TTGAGATATTTCATAGAATTTGCTTACAACGGAAAAAACTTCCACGGATTTCAGAGTCAACCTAACGCCGCTTCGGTACAGGAAACTTTGGAAAAAGCACTTTCTACTTTATTCAGAGAAACTATAGCGATTGTAGGTGCCGGTAGAACTGATTCAGGTGTACATGCTAAGCAAATGTACGCTCATTTTGAAACCGAATTAGCATTAGATTCTGATTATTGGTCACATAAATTGAATTCATTTTTACCGCCATCGATTGTAGTATTTCGTATTTTTAAAGTGTCCGAAGAGGCTCATGCGCGTTTTGATGCCACATCAAGAACCTACGAATATTACATGCATACTTTTAAAGATGCTTTTATTAGTGATGGAAGTTGGTATCACTCCCATTCATTGGATTTAGAAAAAATGAATGAAGCGTGTAAAATTTTATTTGAATACATTGATTTTGAGTGTTTCTCTAAAGTACATACCGATGTTAATACGTTTAATTGTAAAATTTCGGAAGCACATTGGAAACAATCGGGAAATCAGCTTATCTTTACCATCACTGCCGATCGATTTTTGCGCAATATGGTAAGAGCAATTGTAGGAACTATGGTAAACATAGGGTTAGGAAAAATTGATGTATCCGATTTACGCAGTATCATAGAAAGTAAAAACCGAGGAAAAGCAGGGTTTTCAGTGCCAGCACACGGCTTATATTTAGTTAATGTTAGGTATCCGTATATTGAAGACAGAAAATAG
- a CDS encoding TlpA disulfide reductase family protein, which translates to MKKIFVLATMLISTLGCAQKKETTFKKEGLENVMVTTENQPIMFAEILKKYEGKTILIDVWASWCSDCIKGMPKVKALQEKYPDATYLFISMDKTYEAWLKGIAKYDVKGEHYLTSDGMKGVFGKSISLDWIPRYMIVDKTGKIALYKVIEADDEKLIKTLESLK; encoded by the coding sequence ATGAAAAAAATATTCGTTTTAGCTACAATGCTAATCAGCACTTTAGGATGTGCTCAAAAAAAAGAAACTACTTTTAAAAAAGAGGGACTAGAAAACGTAATGGTTACTACCGAAAACCAACCGATTATGTTTGCAGAAATTCTTAAAAAATACGAAGGAAAAACGATTTTAATCGATGTTTGGGCTTCATGGTGCTCTGATTGTATCAAAGGAATGCCAAAAGTAAAAGCCTTGCAAGAAAAATATCCAGATGCTACTTACTTATTCATTTCTATGGATAAAACGTATGAAGCTTGGTTAAAAGGTATTGCCAAATATGACGTAAAAGGAGAACATTACTTAACTTCAGATGGAATGAAAGGTGTTTTTGGTAAATCGATTAGTTTGGATTGGATTCCAAGATACATGATTGTAGATAAAACTGGAAAAATTGCCCTTTATAAAGTAATTGAAGCCGATGATGAAAAATTAATTAAAACTTTAGAATCGTTAAAATAA
- the rlmH gene encoding 23S rRNA (pseudouridine(1915)-N(3))-methyltransferase RlmH — MNIRLLTIGKTDNKSLQTLIDDYTKRLSFYVKFDLEIIPDIKNVKNLSEAQQKEKEGELILSKITPTDHLILLDENGKTLSSVGFSDFLQKKMNAGTKTLVFVIGGPYGFSETVYQKAQGKVSLSEMTFSHQMVRLFVIEQIYRGFTILRNEPYHHQ; from the coding sequence ATGAACATCCGCCTTTTAACTATTGGGAAAACCGATAATAAATCGTTACAAACCTTAATTGATGATTACACCAAGCGATTGTCGTTTTACGTGAAATTTGATTTGGAAATTATTCCGGATATCAAAAACGTAAAAAATTTATCGGAAGCCCAACAAAAAGAAAAGGAAGGCGAATTGATTTTATCCAAAATCACCCCAACCGATCATTTAATTTTACTAGATGAAAACGGAAAAACCTTGAGCAGTGTTGGTTTCTCGGACTTTTTACAAAAGAAAATGAATGCTGGAACTAAAACGTTAGTATTTGTAATCGGCGGTCCGTATGGATTTAGCGAAACTGTTTACCAAAAAGCACAAGGCAAAGTTTCGTTATCAGAAATGACGTTTTCACATCAAATGGTACGATTATTTGTAATCGAACAAATTTATAGAGGATTTACGATTTTGAGAAATGAACCGTATCATCATCAGTAG
- the folP gene encoding dihydropteroate synthase: MTINCNSRLIDLNLPKVMGILNVTPNSFYDGGKHNEINSIMHQVDKMLSEGADFIDIGAYSSKPSAEFVSEEEEIKRLVPIIKELVDHFPSIVLSVDTFRANVAKVAVEHGAGIINDISAGLLDEKMLETVADLKVPYIMMHMRGNPQTMQSLMNYEDIVKEMIFYFSERIQKARSFGISDIVIDPGFGFAKTLEQNYEVLHKMELFSMLELPLLAGISRKSMIYKVLENSPQEALNGTSVLNTIALQKGAKILRVHDVKEAVECIKLVSKLK, from the coding sequence ATGACAATCAATTGTAATAGTAGACTTATCGATTTAAACTTGCCAAAAGTAATGGGGATTTTAAATGTGACACCCAATTCGTTTTATGACGGAGGTAAGCACAATGAAATCAATTCGATTATGCATCAAGTAGATAAAATGCTGTCGGAAGGTGCTGATTTTATTGATATTGGCGCGTATTCGAGTAAACCAAGTGCCGAATTTGTTTCGGAAGAAGAAGAAATCAAACGTTTGGTTCCAATAATTAAAGAATTGGTTGATCATTTCCCATCTATTGTTTTATCCGTAGATACTTTTCGAGCAAATGTTGCTAAGGTTGCAGTGGAACATGGGGCAGGAATAATAAATGATATTTCGGCGGGTTTATTAGATGAAAAAATGTTGGAAACCGTTGCTGATTTGAAAGTGCCCTACATTATGATGCACATGCGAGGCAATCCGCAAACTATGCAAAGTCTAATGAATTACGAAGATATTGTAAAGGAAATGATTTTCTATTTTTCGGAACGCATTCAAAAGGCGAGAAGTTTCGGAATTTCAGATATAGTGATTGATCCTGGATTTGGCTTTGCTAAAACGTTAGAACAGAATTACGAAGTGTTACATAAAATGGAATTGTTTTCAATGTTAGAATTACCATTATTAGCAGGAATTTCAAGAAAATCGATGATTTATAAAGTGTTAGAAAATTCGCCTCAAGAAGCTTTGAACGGAACTTCGGTTTTAAATACGATTGCCTTACAAAAAGGAGCTAAAATCCTAAGAGTGCACGATGTAAAAGAAGCGGTGGAATGTATTAAATTAGTAAGTAAATTAAAATAA
- the rho gene encoding transcription termination factor Rho — MFDIEVLKEMKLSDLQEIAKVAKINKYRSLKKDDLVYQILDLQAAKPEVIKSEIPIEKLAEQPKEKRARILPKKEVNQAPKIKKDLFSQPLKELPEEVIPVKEEAIEEIKVVETKEFASKPNNKLPRKDFKDKKPLPQKAVREEVSKVEPIAKETPEAAETVQNDKNLPKNPNYKANQNNPNHPDYKKNVSNEGTNGNNGNSNKNPHQNKKPNFREPDYEFDGIIESEGVLEMMPDGYGFLRSSDYNYLASPDDIYLSTSQIRLFGLKTGDTVKGVVRPPKEGEKYFPLVKVLKINGHDPQVVRDRISFEHLTPVFPTEKFNLADRNSTISTRIIDLFSPIGKGQRGMIVAQPKTGKTMLLKDVANAIAANHPEVYLIVLLIDERPEEVTDMQRSVRGEVIASTFDREPQEHVKIANIVLEKAKRLVECGHDVVILLDSITRLARAYNTVQPASGKILSGGVDANALQKPKRFFGAARNVENGGSLSIIATALTETGSKMDEVIFEEFKGTGNMELQLDRRISNKRIFPAIDLVSSSTRRDDLLLDENTIHRMWIMRKYLADMNPVEAMDFIHDRFKKTRNNEEFLISMNQ; from the coding sequence ATGTTTGATATTGAAGTATTAAAAGAGATGAAACTCTCTGATTTGCAAGAAATTGCAAAAGTAGCTAAGATTAATAAATACCGTTCGCTTAAAAAAGACGATTTAGTATATCAAATCTTAGACTTACAAGCAGCCAAACCCGAAGTTATAAAATCGGAAATTCCTATTGAGAAATTGGCTGAACAACCCAAAGAAAAAAGAGCAAGAATTCTTCCGAAAAAAGAAGTTAATCAAGCGCCAAAAATTAAAAAAGACTTGTTTTCGCAGCCCTTGAAAGAATTACCAGAGGAAGTAATTCCAGTAAAAGAAGAAGCTATCGAAGAAATTAAAGTAGTAGAAACGAAAGAATTTGCTTCGAAACCAAACAATAAATTACCTCGCAAAGATTTTAAAGACAAAAAACCTTTGCCACAAAAAGCAGTACGAGAAGAGGTATCTAAAGTAGAACCAATTGCTAAAGAAACTCCAGAAGCAGCTGAAACGGTTCAAAACGATAAAAATTTGCCCAAAAATCCAAATTATAAGGCAAACCAAAATAATCCCAATCATCCTGACTACAAAAAGAACGTTAGTAATGAAGGAACGAATGGGAACAACGGAAATTCCAACAAAAATCCCCATCAAAATAAAAAACCTAATTTTAGAGAACCAGATTATGAGTTCGATGGAATTATTGAAAGTGAAGGTGTTTTAGAAATGATGCCGGATGGCTACGGATTTTTACGTTCGTCTGATTATAACTATTTGGCGTCACCAGATGATATTTATTTGTCTACCTCTCAAATTCGTTTGTTTGGATTAAAAACGGGTGATACTGTAAAAGGAGTGGTGCGTCCTCCAAAAGAAGGTGAAAAATATTTTCCTTTGGTGAAAGTATTAAAAATCAACGGCCATGACCCACAAGTAGTTCGTGATAGAATTTCGTTTGAGCATTTAACACCAGTTTTCCCAACAGAAAAATTCAATTTAGCGGATAGAAATAGTACTATTTCAACTCGTATTATTGATTTGTTTTCTCCAATTGGAAAAGGACAACGTGGAATGATTGTTGCCCAACCAAAAACAGGTAAAACCATGTTGTTGAAAGATGTTGCAAATGCTATTGCAGCCAATCATCCAGAGGTTTACTTGATTGTTTTATTAATTGACGAACGTCCTGAAGAGGTAACCGATATGCAACGTAGTGTGCGTGGTGAGGTAATTGCTTCAACTTTTGATAGAGAGCCACAAGAACACGTTAAAATTGCAAATATTGTGTTAGAAAAAGCAAAACGTTTAGTAGAATGTGGTCACGATGTCGTGATTTTATTAGATTCAATCACTCGTTTAGCTAGAGCATACAATACTGTACAACCAGCTTCTGGAAAAATATTAAGTGGTGGAGTAGATGCGAATGCGTTACAAAAACCAAAACGTTTCTTTGGAGCAGCTCGTAATGTAGAAAACGGTGGTTCGTTAAGTATCATTGCAACTGCATTAACTGAAACTGGTTCTAAAATGGACGAAGTTATCTTTGAGGAATTCAAAGGAACAGGTAACATGGAATTACAGTTGGATAGAAGAATTTCTAACAAGCGTATTTTCCCTGCTATCGACTTGGTTTCTTCAAGTACACGTCGTGATGATTTATTATTAGACGAAAATACGATTCACAGAATGTGGATCATGCGTAAATATTTAGCCGATATGAACCCAGTAGAAGCTATGGACTTTATTCACGATAGATTTAAGAAAACACGAAACAACGAAGAATTTCTAATTTCGATGAATCAATAA
- the tpiA gene encoding triose-phosphate isomerase, with the protein MRKNIVAGNWKMHKNQKETVALLEEIIAKKTTTSAEIIVSPTFVNLSKAVEITNGNEITVAAQNMHQAEGGAFTGEIAAGMLTDIGVNTVILGHSERRAYFHETDALLANKVDTALKHEMRVIFCFGEELKDRQINNHFTIVENQLRDGLFHLEKKDWANIVLAYEPVWAIGTGETASPEQAQEMHKFIRTLVEKVYGFAIADDLTILYGGSVKPDNAKEIFSKPDVDGGLIGGAALKADDFLAIVNGF; encoded by the coding sequence ATGAGAAAAAATATTGTTGCTGGAAACTGGAAAATGCACAAAAATCAAAAAGAAACTGTTGCATTATTAGAAGAAATTATTGCAAAAAAAACAACTACAAGTGCTGAAATAATTGTTTCACCAACCTTTGTAAACCTATCTAAAGCTGTTGAAATTACAAATGGAAACGAAATTACCGTAGCCGCACAAAACATGCACCAAGCAGAAGGTGGTGCTTTTACTGGTGAAATTGCCGCAGGAATGTTAACTGATATTGGCGTGAACACCGTAATTTTAGGTCACAGCGAAAGACGTGCGTATTTTCATGAAACCGATGCTTTGTTAGCAAATAAAGTAGACACCGCATTAAAACACGAAATGCGTGTTATTTTCTGTTTTGGTGAAGAATTAAAAGATCGTCAAATTAACAATCATTTTACTATTGTTGAAAATCAACTTCGCGATGGATTGTTCCATTTAGAAAAGAAAGATTGGGCAAATATTGTTTTAGCTTATGAGCCTGTTTGGGCGATAGGAACCGGAGAAACAGCTTCTCCAGAGCAAGCACAAGAAATGCATAAATTCATCAGAACTTTAGTAGAAAAAGTATACGGATTTGCCATTGCTGACGACCTAACTATTTTATATGGAGGAAGTGTAAAACCAGACAATGCCAAAGAAATCTTCTCAAAACCTGATGTTGATGGTGGCTTAATTGGTGGAGCCGCTTTAAAAGCTGATGATTTTTTAGCTATTGTGAATGGGTTTTAA
- a CDS encoding metallophosphoesterase family protein: MKKILLLSDTHSYIDDAILKYVNQADEVWHAGDIGDLAVTDAIKKLKPLRGVYGNIDDDKARMEFPLNNRFFCEGVEVWITHIGGYPDKYNPAIRAEITKNPPKLFICGHSHILKVLFDKKLNLLHMNPGACGKYGFHQVRTLLRFEIDGDKIQSLEVIELGKK; the protein is encoded by the coding sequence ATGAAGAAAATTCTATTGTTGTCTGACACCCATAGCTACATTGATGATGCTATTTTGAAATACGTCAACCAAGCTGATGAAGTTTGGCATGCAGGCGATATTGGCGATTTAGCAGTTACAGATGCCATTAAAAAGTTAAAACCACTTCGAGGGGTTTATGGCAATATAGATGATGACAAAGCGCGAATGGAATTTCCATTAAACAATCGTTTTTTCTGTGAAGGAGTAGAGGTTTGGATTACGCATATTGGTGGTTATCCTGATAAATACAACCCTGCAATTCGTGCTGAAATTACTAAAAATCCTCCGAAGTTATTTATTTGTGGACATTCTCATATTCTAAAAGTGCTATTTGATAAAAAATTGAATTTATTACACATGAACCCAGGAGCTTGCGGAAAATATGGTTTTCATCAAGTAAGAACCTTGTTACGTTTTGAAATCGATGGCGATAAAATACAGAGTTTGGAGGTTATTGAACTAGGGAAGAAGTAG
- a CDS encoding MauE/DoxX family redox-associated membrane protein: MKKENIIWILRLIISALFIVSAVAKLYPSPYFAISTFEVKQLYPLGFSEGIAPYFSRILIGIEFALGISILLKDYLKKITIPATILLLAVFVIHLSYTTFVSGNAGNCGCFGELLPMTPVEAIIKNIIAIGLLIWLFKLAPADGKSNFWLLKSVGLGCILALFMLAPIRPVAEVIEEPTSEVQENLGVVVDSTSLLTIEEPITTTTKDTIKKIEEKKTEDAPKKVKSGYEKYFPGIDTDKKILCYFVPGCDHCMDTAKELNEMRKKDKNFPPVFVIFMNEEPEKIPTFFEFAGTKFPYKMIDVIPFWTELGTGRDTPGVKYLWNGNEFKYYDGISDNKFNGTEFKKLIKKPYSELKK; the protein is encoded by the coding sequence ATGAAGAAAGAAAACATAATTTGGATTTTACGCCTCATCATTTCAGCCTTATTTATTGTTTCTGCAGTAGCTAAATTATATCCTTCTCCCTATTTTGCAATCTCCACTTTTGAAGTGAAACAATTGTATCCATTAGGGTTTTCGGAAGGCATTGCACCCTATTTTTCAAGAATTTTAATTGGGATTGAATTTGCTTTAGGAATTTCTATTCTGCTAAAAGATTACTTGAAAAAAATTACGATTCCAGCAACCATTTTATTGTTAGCCGTTTTTGTAATACATTTAAGTTACACCACTTTTGTAAGTGGAAATGCTGGTAATTGTGGTTGTTTTGGAGAATTACTTCCCATGACACCCGTGGAAGCAATCATTAAAAACATCATTGCAATTGGATTATTAATTTGGTTATTCAAATTGGCTCCTGCTGATGGAAAATCGAACTTTTGGCTGTTGAAATCGGTTGGATTGGGTTGTATTTTAGCCCTTTTCATGTTAGCGCCAATTCGTCCAGTTGCAGAAGTTATTGAAGAACCAACTTCTGAAGTTCAAGAAAATTTAGGCGTTGTTGTAGATTCTACTTCCTTATTAACTATTGAAGAACCTATTACAACCACAACTAAAGACACCATTAAAAAAATAGAAGAAAAGAAAACCGAAGACGCTCCAAAGAAAGTAAAATCGGGTTACGAAAAATACTTCCCAGGGATTGATACTGATAAAAAGATTCTGTGCTACTTTGTTCCAGGTTGCGATCACTGCATGGATACTGCCAAAGAATTGAACGAAATGCGTAAAAAAGACAAGAACTTCCCTCCTGTTTTCGTAATTTTCATGAACGAAGAACCAGAGAAAATTCCGACATTCTTCGAATTTGCAGGCACTAAATTTCCTTATAAAATGATTGATGTAATTCCGTTTTGGACTGAATTAGGAACTGGAAGAGATACACCGGGTGTGAAATATCTATGGAATGGCAACGAATTCAAATATTACGACGGAATTAGTGATAATAAATTCAATGGTACCGAATTCAAAAAACTAATAAAAAAACCGTATTCGGAATTAAAAAAATAA